The following proteins come from a genomic window of Achromobacter deleyi:
- the nrdD gene encoding anaerobic ribonucleoside-triphosphate reductase: protein MQTVISPEAAAPQALRLDDSQRVRCEVWTRVMGYHRPVSSFNTGKQGEFNERRFFVEQRA from the coding sequence ATGCAAACCGTGATCTCCCCCGAAGCCGCCGCCCCGCAGGCGCTGCGCCTGGACGACAGCCAGCGCGTGCGCTGCGAAGTCTGGACCCGCGTCATGGGCTACCACCGCCCCGTGTCTTCCTTCAATACCGGCAAACAAGGCGAATTCAATGAACGCCGCTTCTTCGTCGAACAACGTGCCTGA
- a CDS encoding PLP-dependent aminotransferase family protein — protein MDADNSLGRAPRAAPIAESLARLIGRQIAEGVYRPGDKLPSLRELAQLHRYAKNTVVVAFEMLVARGLVEPRRGSGFYVLDTGPAQRAADEEPGQLSRAMDIVWLMREQLKTQPDAIAAGDGFPPVEWLADMRMDRYHQKVVRTGLGTLFRYGSRFGYAPLRESLVRKLGDVGISAAPSQLVLTHGANEAMDLVIRYFLPPGAAALVDDPGYYPLFGKLKLAGVRMLGVPRLSDGPDLAALEALLQREKPRLFFTQSLAHNPTGSDISPAKAYKLLQLSERYNLIVVENDPLADFKPTSAVRLSALDQLERTVYIGSFSKSFSAALRVGFIACGAGLASDLADLKALVHVSSSEYCERMVDVMLRDGHYERHLVRLRQRLEAATGDALRALDSLGAAVYTRPTSSLYLWAAFPGIDNSLALAEDLMPEKVIMAPGRVFSVDPTAASPWSRCNVGAVASPRFHAALAARLGRAGAQR, from the coding sequence GTGGACGCCGACAACTCCCTGGGCCGCGCCCCGCGCGCCGCGCCCATTGCCGAAAGCCTGGCGCGCCTGATCGGCCGCCAGATCGCCGAGGGCGTCTACCGCCCGGGCGACAAATTGCCGTCGCTGCGCGAACTGGCGCAATTGCACCGCTATGCCAAGAACACCGTGGTGGTGGCGTTTGAGATGCTGGTGGCGCGCGGCCTGGTGGAACCGCGCCGCGGCTCGGGCTTCTACGTGCTCGATACCGGTCCGGCGCAGCGCGCCGCCGACGAGGAACCGGGCCAGTTGAGCCGCGCCATGGACATCGTCTGGCTGATGCGCGAGCAGCTCAAGACCCAGCCCGACGCCATCGCCGCCGGCGACGGTTTCCCGCCGGTGGAGTGGCTGGCCGACATGCGCATGGACCGCTATCACCAGAAGGTGGTGCGCACCGGGCTGGGCACGCTGTTCCGCTATGGCAGCCGCTTCGGCTACGCGCCGCTGCGCGAAAGCCTGGTGCGCAAGCTGGGCGACGTCGGCATCAGCGCGGCGCCGTCGCAATTGGTGCTGACGCATGGCGCCAACGAGGCCATGGACCTGGTGATCCGCTACTTCCTGCCGCCGGGCGCGGCGGCGCTGGTGGACGATCCGGGCTATTACCCGCTGTTCGGCAAGCTCAAGCTGGCCGGCGTGCGCATGCTGGGCGTGCCGCGCCTGTCGGACGGCCCGGACCTGGCGGCGCTGGAGGCGTTGTTGCAGCGCGAGAAACCGCGCCTCTTTTTCACCCAGTCGCTGGCGCACAATCCCACCGGTTCGGACATTTCGCCGGCCAAGGCCTACAAGCTGCTGCAGTTGTCCGAGCGCTACAACCTGATCGTGGTGGAGAACGACCCGCTGGCCGACTTCAAACCGACCTCGGCGGTGCGGCTGTCGGCGCTGGACCAGCTGGAACGCACGGTCTACATCGGCAGTTTCTCGAAATCGTTCTCGGCGGCGCTGCGGGTCGGCTTCATCGCCTGCGGCGCGGGGCTGGCCAGCGACCTGGCGGACCTGAAGGCGCTGGTGCACGTCAGCAGTTCGGAATACTGCGAACGCATGGTCGACGTGATGCTGCGTGACGGCCACTATGAGCGCCACCTGGTGCGCTTGCGCCAACGGCTGGAGGCGGCCACCGGCGACGCGCTGCGGGCGCTGGATTCGCTGGGCGCCGCGGTCTACACGCGGCCCACCAGTTCGCTCTATCTGTGGGCGGCGTTTCCCGGCATCGACAATTCGCTGGCGCTGGCCGAGGACCTGATGCCGGAGAAGGTCATCATGGCGCCGGGCCGCGTGTTCAGCGTCGACCCGACGGCGGCCTCGCCCTGGTCGCGCTGCAATGTGGGCGCGGTGGCCTCGCCGCGCTTTCATGCCGCGCTGGCGGCGCGCCTGGGCCGCGCTGGCGCTCAGCGGTAG
- a CDS encoding PepSY-associated TM helix domain-containing protein, with translation MAWLHTWVGLWFSWLLFAVFLTGTLAVFSEAITHWMTPEHHAAEAAAAAREPAQVDRGRRLDLAVQYMTRQHPGAGMWEIWPVNRHHDNGLVAYWFDQNGEYADAELDPETGQELHETDHAAARATLGGSHFVDFHYNLHAQPLGVWIVAFAAMAMLVAMVSGVVTHKRIFKDFFTFRARKGQRSWLDAHNATAVLTLPFQFMIAYTGIVISSVTLMPAPVTAAYGSGAEASRQYLAELMGEDRPARAGTPLAVPPLEPIVARAEQMIGQSARAIVINNPEDGAMRIAVYGWNEDADMRAHISSTTGMAEFSAATGELLRMRMPGGVHGGAAPLTRQVMSDLHMVKFGGLAMQWLYFLCGLAGTAMMGTGAVLFMVKRRNKMGHEFGAATARVYRLIEGLNVAALAGLAIACVAYLWANRLLPVSLPQRAGWELRAFFIVWALTLAHAWLCAPRRAWIWQLGLLSALCLLLPLLSLLTLGDHPLAQIARGDWESAGVELTAVATGLAAGWAALRLHRKPLSAPPPRNARPPQEATA, from the coding sequence ATGGCCTGGCTCCACACGTGGGTCGGCCTGTGGTTTTCCTGGCTGCTGTTCGCCGTCTTCCTGACCGGCACGCTGGCCGTGTTTTCCGAGGCCATCACCCATTGGATGACGCCGGAGCACCACGCCGCCGAAGCCGCTGCCGCGGCGCGCGAGCCGGCCCAGGTGGACCGCGGCCGCCGCCTCGACCTGGCGGTGCAATACATGACGCGCCAGCATCCGGGCGCCGGCATGTGGGAGATCTGGCCGGTCAACCGCCATCACGACAACGGCCTGGTGGCCTATTGGTTCGACCAGAACGGCGAATACGCCGACGCCGAGCTCGACCCCGAGACCGGCCAGGAACTGCACGAGACGGACCACGCGGCGGCGCGCGCCACGCTTGGCGGCAGCCACTTCGTCGACTTCCACTACAACCTGCACGCCCAGCCGCTGGGGGTCTGGATCGTGGCCTTCGCGGCCATGGCCATGCTGGTGGCGATGGTCTCGGGCGTGGTGACGCACAAGCGCATCTTCAAGGACTTCTTCACTTTCCGCGCCCGCAAGGGCCAGCGTTCGTGGCTCGACGCGCACAATGCCACGGCGGTGCTGACCCTGCCCTTCCAGTTCATGATCGCCTACACCGGCATCGTGATTTCCAGCGTGACGCTGATGCCCGCGCCGGTCACCGCCGCCTACGGTTCCGGCGCCGAGGCCTCGCGCCAATACCTGGCGGAACTGATGGGCGAAGACCGTCCGGCCCGCGCCGGCACGCCGCTGGCGGTGCCGCCGCTGGAACCGATCGTGGCGCGCGCCGAGCAGATGATCGGCCAGAGCGCCCGCGCCATCGTCATCAACAACCCCGAAGACGGCGCCATGCGCATCGCGGTCTATGGCTGGAACGAGGACGCGGACATGCGCGCCCACATCAGCAGCACCACCGGCATGGCGGAATTCTCGGCCGCCACCGGCGAGCTGCTGCGCATGCGCATGCCCGGCGGCGTGCACGGCGGCGCCGCGCCGCTGACGCGCCAGGTGATGTCGGACCTGCACATGGTGAAGTTCGGCGGACTGGCGATGCAATGGCTGTATTTCCTGTGCGGCCTGGCGGGCACCGCCATGATGGGCACCGGCGCGGTGCTGTTCATGGTCAAGCGCCGCAACAAGATGGGCCACGAATTCGGCGCCGCCACGGCGCGCGTGTATCGCCTGATCGAAGGCCTGAACGTGGCCGCGCTGGCCGGCCTGGCGATCGCCTGCGTGGCCTACTTGTGGGCCAACCGCCTGCTGCCGGTGTCGCTGCCGCAGCGCGCCGGCTGGGAACTGCGCGCCTTCTTCATCGTCTGGGCGCTGACGCTGGCCCACGCCTGGCTGTGCGCGCCGCGGCGCGCGTGGATCTGGCAATTGGGCCTGCTGTCGGCGTTGTGCCTGCTGCTGCCGCTGCTGTCGCTGCTGACGCTGGGCGACCATCCGCTGGCGCAGATCGCGCGCGGCGACTGGGAAAGCGCCGGCGTCGAGCTCACGGCCGTGGCCACCGGCCTGGCGGCCGGCTGGGCTGCGCTACGATTGCACCGGAAACCGCTGTCGGCCCCGCCGCCGCGCAACGCCCGACCGCCCCAGGAAGCCACGGCATGA
- a CDS encoding NAD(P)H-dependent flavin oxidoreductase: MTWFKSLTLAGRELLPIVQGGMGVGVSAHRLAGAVASQNAVGTIASVDLRHHHPDLIEQTEDCRDREQIDNANRIALDREVRAALDTAQGRGVVAVNVMKAVRDHPALVRQACESGAQAIVMGAGLPLDLPDMTADYPKMALIPILSEARGVAAVLKKWMKKGRMADAVVIEHPGYAGGHLGAARLDDIHDERFDFKRVLAECRQLFQDLQLGRDAPRLIVAGGVGSHEQVRHWLGNGADGVQVGTAFAVTHEGDAHENFKRVLMEADPDKLAEFTSVAGLPARAVPTPWLTRYLRQEKTLQDNTRCDARRCSQRMDCLTQCGLRDGIARFGQFCIDLKLAAAMRGEVSRGLFFRGASKLPFGDAMRSVRELMDYLLNGRMPTAA; encoded by the coding sequence ATGACGTGGTTCAAATCCCTCACTCTCGCCGGACGCGAATTGCTGCCCATCGTCCAGGGCGGCATGGGCGTTGGCGTTTCCGCCCACCGCCTGGCCGGCGCGGTCGCCAGCCAGAACGCGGTCGGCACCATCGCCAGTGTGGACTTGCGCCATCACCATCCCGACCTGATCGAGCAGACCGAGGACTGCCGCGACCGCGAGCAGATCGACAACGCCAACCGGATCGCCCTGGACCGTGAAGTACGCGCCGCGCTCGACACCGCGCAGGGCCGCGGCGTAGTCGCCGTGAACGTCATGAAGGCGGTGCGCGACCATCCCGCCCTGGTGCGCCAGGCCTGCGAAAGCGGCGCCCAGGCCATCGTCATGGGCGCCGGCCTGCCGCTGGACCTGCCCGACATGACCGCCGACTATCCCAAAATGGCCCTGATACCGATCCTGTCGGAAGCGCGCGGCGTGGCCGCCGTGCTGAAGAAGTGGATGAAGAAGGGCCGCATGGCCGACGCGGTGGTCATCGAGCACCCCGGCTACGCCGGCGGCCACTTGGGCGCGGCGCGCCTGGACGACATCCACGACGAACGCTTCGACTTCAAGCGCGTGCTGGCCGAATGCCGCCAGCTGTTCCAGGACCTGCAGCTGGGCCGCGACGCGCCGCGCCTGATCGTGGCCGGCGGCGTCGGCAGCCACGAGCAGGTGCGCCACTGGCTCGGCAACGGCGCCGACGGCGTGCAGGTGGGCACGGCCTTCGCCGTGACCCACGAAGGCGACGCGCACGAGAACTTCAAGCGCGTGCTGATGGAAGCCGATCCCGACAAGCTGGCCGAATTCACCAGCGTGGCCGGCTTGCCCGCCCGCGCCGTGCCGACGCCGTGGCTGACGCGCTACCTGCGCCAGGAAAAGACGCTGCAGGACAACACTCGCTGCGACGCGCGCCGTTGCAGCCAGCGCATGGATTGCCTGACGCAATGCGGGCTGCGCGACGGCATCGCGCGCTTCGGCCAGTTCTGCATCGACCTGAAACTGGCCGCCGCCATGCGCGGCGAAGTCAGCCGCGGCCTGTTCTTCCGCGGCGCCTCGAAGCTGCCGTTCGGCGACGCCATGCGCAGCGTGCGCGAACTGATGGACTACCTGCTCAACGGCAGGATGCCGACGGCGGCCTGA
- a CDS encoding ribonucleoside triphosphate reductase, whose product MQLQHILKRDGRVVAFDRDKIAAALAAAGRSTRELDADVAQGLASAVIAALAAEGNVCPGVETIQNQVEETLVKAGYWRTARAYIVYREQHARLRALRHTLVDVESAMEEYLEQRDWRVNANANQGYSLGGLILNVAGKVTANYWLSNVFTPEAGQAHRDGDIHIHDLDMLSGYCAGWSLRQLLTEGFNGIPGKIEATPPRHMSAAIGQIVNFLGTLQNEWAGAQAFSSFDTYMAPFIRRDAMTYTEVKQCMQELIYNLNVPSRWGTQTPFTNLTFDWTCPADLKEQIPYVGGEEMPFAYGDLQTEMDMINRAYIEVMMAGDAKGRVFTFPIPTYNITPDFDWDHPNTERLFEMTARYGLPYFQNFLNSDLEPHMVRSMCCRLQLDLRELLKRGNGLFGSAEQTGSVGVVTVNCARLGHTCRGDEAALMARLDLLLGMGRDVLETKRKVVQRYIDQGLYPYTRRYLGTLRNHFSTLGVNGINEMIRNFSDDAEDVTTPAGHALAVRLLDRVRARMTEFQEETGHLYNLEATPAEGTTYRFAREDRKRYPGILQAGTEAQPYYTNSSQLPVGHTDDPFEALALQEALQGKYTGGTVLHLYMNEAVSSASACKELVRRALSNFRLPYITVTPTFSICPNHGYLAGHHEFCPKCDAELLAKQASCCAPA is encoded by the coding sequence ATGCAACTCCAACACATCCTCAAGCGCGACGGCCGGGTCGTCGCATTCGACCGCGACAAGATCGCGGCGGCGCTCGCCGCCGCCGGCCGCAGCACCAGAGAACTGGACGCCGACGTCGCGCAGGGACTGGCCAGCGCGGTGATCGCGGCGCTGGCCGCCGAGGGCAACGTCTGCCCCGGCGTGGAGACCATCCAGAACCAGGTCGAGGAAACGCTGGTCAAGGCCGGCTACTGGCGCACCGCCCGCGCCTACATCGTCTACCGCGAACAGCACGCCCGCCTGCGCGCGCTGCGCCACACCCTGGTGGACGTGGAAAGCGCCATGGAGGAATACCTCGAACAGCGCGACTGGCGCGTCAACGCCAACGCCAACCAGGGCTACAGCCTGGGCGGCCTGATCCTGAACGTGGCCGGCAAGGTCACCGCCAACTACTGGCTGTCCAACGTCTTCACGCCCGAGGCCGGCCAGGCCCACCGCGACGGCGACATCCACATCCACGACCTGGACATGCTCAGCGGCTATTGCGCCGGCTGGTCGCTGCGCCAGCTGCTGACCGAGGGCTTCAACGGCATCCCCGGCAAGATCGAGGCCACACCGCCGCGCCACATGTCGGCGGCCATCGGCCAGATCGTCAACTTCCTGGGCACGCTGCAGAACGAATGGGCCGGCGCCCAGGCGTTCAGTTCGTTCGACACCTACATGGCGCCCTTCATCCGCCGCGACGCGATGACCTACACCGAGGTCAAGCAATGCATGCAGGAACTGATCTACAACCTCAACGTGCCGAGCCGCTGGGGCACGCAGACGCCGTTCACCAACCTGACCTTCGACTGGACCTGCCCGGCCGACCTGAAGGAGCAGATCCCCTACGTCGGCGGCGAGGAAATGCCGTTCGCCTATGGCGACCTGCAGACCGAAATGGACATGATCAACCGCGCCTACATCGAGGTGATGATGGCCGGCGACGCCAAGGGGCGCGTGTTCACCTTCCCGATCCCCACCTACAACATCACGCCCGACTTCGACTGGGACCACCCCAACACCGAGCGCCTGTTCGAAATGACCGCGCGCTACGGCCTGCCGTATTTCCAGAACTTCCTGAATTCCGACCTGGAGCCGCACATGGTGCGCTCCATGTGCTGCCGCCTGCAACTGGACCTGCGCGAGCTGCTCAAGCGCGGCAACGGCCTGTTCGGTTCGGCCGAGCAGACCGGCTCGGTGGGCGTGGTGACGGTCAACTGCGCGCGGCTGGGCCACACCTGCCGCGGCGACGAGGCCGCGCTGATGGCGCGCCTGGACCTGCTGCTGGGCATGGGCCGCGACGTGCTGGAAACCAAGCGCAAGGTGGTGCAGCGCTACATCGACCAGGGCCTGTACCCGTACACCCGGCGCTACCTCGGCACTCTGCGCAACCACTTCAGCACGCTGGGCGTGAACGGCATCAACGAGATGATCCGCAACTTCAGCGACGACGCCGAGGACGTCACCACGCCGGCCGGCCACGCGCTGGCGGTGCGGCTGCTGGACCGGGTGCGGGCGCGCATGACCGAGTTCCAGGAAGAGACCGGGCACCTGTACAACCTGGAGGCCACGCCCGCCGAGGGCACCACCTACCGCTTCGCCCGCGAGGACCGCAAGCGCTACCCCGGCATCCTGCAGGCCGGCACCGAGGCCCAGCCCTACTACACCAACTCCAGCCAGCTGCCGGTGGGCCACACCGACGATCCGTTCGAGGCGCTTGCCCTGCAGGAAGCGCTGCAGGGCAAGTACACCGGCGGCACCGTGCTGCACCTGTACATGAACGAGGCCGTGTCCTCGGCCAGCGCCTGCAAAGAGCTGGTGCGGCGCGCGCTGTCGAATTTCCGGCTGCCTTACATCACCGTCACGCCGACGTTCTCGATCTGCCCGAACCACGGCTATCTGGCCGGGCACCACGAGTTCTGCCCGAAGTGCGACGCCGAATTGCTGGCCAAACAGGCGTCTTGCTGCGCGCCGGCCTGA
- a CDS encoding tripartite tricarboxylate transporter permease, protein MSDPVLLEQIMVAAGMGLLGAVVFAAIGLVSGTDETTTLAPLTLLVVLLGVPPAGVFTFFLAGAVAKHMTHAVPTALLGIPGDTLATPLLQDANMLRKLGVPHIALRKMVSGAIVAAFVAVPLAVLFAVLLAPFGAAITKSAPWIFLAAAVLIAYFSAGRWAAVALLVPFVVVIVALQSLTAKYGVKLSISYFLGIAIGPLIADLFTVIAPQGRAKMMRDKVRTFSLAPDVKGWSGYFPNPLKVMDRIQTRWTLATATISSATFVFSPVAMTVVLGELVGSRVKHAYHRLTTVLSARNGVTEATYIAEALIPLIAFGLPLSPVAAGPAAPLFNAPPRFTVDAASGQTHNLHNLLNHWEFLGYGMLAVLLAAIVSYPFAMNFARRAALFVSRKVSHEAIIATFVGLIIVISVWEGQFLGLLVILTMGLFGGLLSRLFGFNTGVQFMGYYTAVLTVPALVKLVA, encoded by the coding sequence ATGAGCGATCCCGTGTTGCTCGAACAGATCATGGTGGCCGCCGGCATGGGCCTCCTGGGCGCGGTGGTGTTCGCCGCCATCGGCCTGGTGTCCGGCACCGACGAGACCACCACCCTGGCGCCGCTGACGCTGCTGGTGGTGCTGCTGGGCGTGCCGCCCGCCGGCGTCTTCACCTTCTTCCTGGCCGGCGCGGTCGCCAAGCACATGACCCACGCGGTGCCGACGGCGCTGCTGGGCATTCCCGGCGACACGCTCGCCACGCCGCTGCTGCAGGACGCCAACATGCTGCGCAAGCTGGGCGTGCCGCACATCGCGCTGCGCAAGATGGTGTCGGGCGCCATCGTCGCCGCCTTCGTGGCGGTGCCGCTGGCGGTGCTGTTCGCCGTGCTGCTGGCGCCGTTCGGCGCCGCCATCACCAAGTCGGCGCCGTGGATCTTCCTGGCCGCGGCGGTGTTGATCGCCTACTTCTCGGCCGGCCGCTGGGCCGCGGTGGCGCTGCTGGTGCCGTTCGTGGTGGTGATCGTGGCGCTGCAGAGCCTGACCGCCAAATATGGCGTCAAGCTCAGCATCAGCTACTTCCTGGGCATCGCCATCGGCCCGCTGATCGCCGACCTGTTCACCGTGATCGCGCCGCAGGGCCGCGCGAAAATGATGCGCGACAAGGTGCGCACGTTCTCGCTGGCGCCGGACGTCAAGGGCTGGTCGGGCTATTTCCCCAACCCGCTCAAGGTGATGGACCGCATCCAGACCCGCTGGACGCTGGCCACCGCCACCATCTCCAGCGCCACCTTCGTGTTCAGCCCGGTGGCGATGACGGTGGTGCTGGGCGAACTGGTGGGCTCGCGCGTCAAGCATGCCTATCACCGCCTGACCACGGTGCTGAGCGCGCGCAACGGCGTCACCGAGGCCACCTACATCGCCGAGGCCCTGATCCCGCTGATCGCCTTCGGCCTGCCGCTCAGCCCGGTCGCCGCCGGCCCGGCCGCGCCGCTGTTCAACGCGCCGCCGCGCTTCACGGTGGACGCGGCCAGCGGCCAGACCCACAACCTGCACAACCTGCTGAACCACTGGGAATTCCTGGGCTACGGCATGCTGGCGGTGCTGCTGGCGGCCATCGTGTCGTACCCGTTCGCCATGAACTTCGCGCGCCGCGCCGCGCTGTTCGTGTCGCGCAAGGTCAGCCACGAGGCCATCATCGCCACCTTCGTCGGCCTGATCATCGTGATCAGCGTGTGGGAAGGCCAGTTCCTGGGCCTGCTGGTGATCCTGACCATGGGCCTGTTCGGTGGCCTGCTGTCGCGCCTGTTCGGCTTCAACACCGGCGTGCAGTTCATGGGCTACTACACCGCCGTGCTGACCGTGCCGGCGCTGGTCAAGCTGGTGGCCTGA
- a CDS encoding hydroxymethylglutaryl-CoA reductase, degradative, with amino-acid sequence MVADSRLPNFRALTPAQRLAAIADATGLTPEERQQLAEPGALGLERADGMIENVIGAFELPLGVAGNFQVNGRDVLVPMAVEEPSVVAAASFMAKLARENGGFETSSTRPLMRAQVQVLGLTDPHGARVALLRERERIVKLANSRDQVLIGLGGGCQDIEAHVFADTPRGPMLVLHLIVDVRDAMGANTVNTMAEAVAPLVEEITGGTVRLRILSNLADLRLSRARVRLTPQTLDTKDRSGAEIIEGVLDAYVFAATDPYRAATHNKGIMNGIDPVIVATGNDWRAVEAGAHAYACRDGRYTSLTHWEKDASGALVGTLEMPMPVGLVGGATKTHPLARLALKIMAVRSAQELGEIAVAVGLAQNLGALRALATEGIQRGHMALHARNIALTVGAVGAEIDQLAKRMAEEKDVRADRALALLEELRKPA; translated from the coding sequence ATGGTGGCCGATTCACGCCTGCCCAATTTCCGCGCCCTCACCCCCGCCCAACGCCTCGCCGCCATCGCCGACGCCACCGGCCTGACGCCCGAGGAACGCCAGCAACTGGCCGAACCGGGCGCGCTCGGCCTGGAGCGCGCCGACGGCATGATCGAGAACGTCATCGGCGCCTTCGAGCTGCCGCTGGGCGTGGCCGGCAACTTCCAGGTCAACGGCCGCGACGTGCTGGTGCCGATGGCGGTGGAAGAACCGTCGGTGGTGGCGGCGGCCTCGTTCATGGCCAAGCTGGCGCGCGAGAACGGCGGCTTCGAGACCTCCAGCACCCGGCCGCTGATGCGCGCCCAGGTGCAGGTGCTGGGCCTGACCGATCCGCACGGCGCGCGCGTCGCCCTGCTGCGCGAACGCGAGCGCATCGTCAAGCTGGCCAACAGCCGCGACCAGGTGCTGATCGGCCTGGGCGGCGGCTGCCAGGACATCGAGGCGCACGTGTTCGCCGACACGCCGCGCGGCCCGATGCTGGTGCTGCACCTGATCGTCGACGTGCGCGACGCCATGGGCGCCAACACCGTCAACACCATGGCCGAGGCGGTGGCGCCGCTGGTCGAGGAAATCACCGGCGGCACGGTGCGGCTGCGCATCCTGTCGAACCTGGCCGACCTGCGCCTGTCGCGGGCCCGCGTGCGCCTGACGCCGCAGACCCTCGACACCAAGGACCGCAGCGGCGCCGAGATCATCGAGGGCGTGCTGGATGCCTACGTGTTCGCCGCCACCGATCCGTACCGCGCCGCCACCCACAACAAGGGCATCATGAACGGCATCGACCCGGTCATCGTCGCCACCGGCAACGACTGGCGCGCGGTCGAGGCAGGCGCCCATGCGTACGCCTGCCGCGACGGCCGCTACACCTCGCTGACCCATTGGGAAAAGGACGCCAGCGGCGCCCTGGTCGGCACGCTGGAAATGCCGATGCCGGTGGGCCTGGTCGGCGGCGCCACCAAGACCCATCCGCTGGCGCGGCTGGCGCTCAAGATCATGGCGGTGCGCTCGGCCCAGGAACTGGGCGAGATCGCCGTGGCCGTGGGCCTGGCGCAGAACCTGGGCGCGCTGCGCGCCCTGGCCACCGAGGGCATCCAGCGCGGCCACATGGCGCTGCACGCGCGCAACATCGCGCTGACGGTGGGCGCGGTGGGCGCCGAGATCGACCAATTGGCCAAACGCATGGCCGAGGAAAAGGACGTGCGCGCCGACCGCGCGCTGGCGCTGCTGGAGGAACTGCGGAAACCGGCCTGA
- a CDS encoding anaerobic ribonucleoside-triphosphate reductase activating protein, whose product MNAASSSNNVPEAAGGRKAAPARQPPRMVHAAPPRPAAQPLPRHSPAVGGLTPFSTVDWPGTLAAVIFIAGCPWRCHYCHNPELQTRNARYDWRDVRAFLENRQGLLDGVVFSGGEPLSEPRLPSMIREARRMGYRIGLHTAGIYPLRLADVLRYLDWVGLDIKADAQGYDDITGRRDSHRPAQACLTQLLTAGVDFECRITWHPDWLDETRLLGLARELARRGVKRFAVQGARSCPSTPPARLLGPQAQAMLRGWFEEFAYR is encoded by the coding sequence ATGAACGCCGCTTCTTCGTCGAACAACGTGCCTGAAGCGGCGGGCGGCCGCAAGGCCGCTCCCGCCCGCCAGCCGCCACGCATGGTCCATGCCGCGCCGCCGCGGCCGGCGGCCCAGCCGCTGCCGCGCCATTCCCCGGCGGTGGGGGGGCTGACGCCCTTCTCCACCGTGGACTGGCCCGGCACGCTGGCCGCCGTCATCTTCATTGCCGGCTGCCCGTGGCGTTGCCACTACTGCCACAACCCCGAATTGCAGACGCGCAACGCGCGCTACGACTGGCGCGACGTGCGCGCCTTCCTGGAAAACCGCCAGGGCCTGCTGGACGGGGTGGTGTTCTCGGGCGGCGAGCCGCTGAGCGAACCGCGCCTGCCGTCGATGATCCGCGAGGCGCGGCGCATGGGATACCGCATCGGCCTGCACACGGCCGGCATCTATCCGCTGCGCCTGGCCGACGTGCTGCGCTACCTGGACTGGGTCGGCCTGGACATCAAGGCCGACGCGCAAGGCTATGACGACATCACTGGCCGCCGCGATTCGCACCGCCCGGCGCAGGCCTGCCTGACGCAGTTGCTGACGGCGGGCGTGGACTTCGAATGCCGCATCACCTGGCACCCCGACTGGCTCGACGAGACCCGGCTGCTGGGCCTGGCGCGCGAACTGGCGCGGCGCGGCGTCAAGCGCTTCGCGGTGCAAGGCGCGCGCAGCTGCCCCAGCACCCCGCCCGCGCGGCTGCTGGGCCCGCAGGCGCAGGCCATGCTGCGCGGCTGGTTCGAGGAGTTCGCCTACCGCTGA
- a CDS encoding DUF3325 domain-containing protein produces the protein MNLNDAYGIAMALLLTYSGMACLSLAMPRHYDQVWGRDPSASHTRVLRAAGILLLLLALLPCVGLWGNTVGVVAWLGWLSAGALLWVGMLSWSPRPAMRTAALAVVISIAGVGFGF, from the coding sequence ATGAATCTGAACGACGCATACGGCATCGCCATGGCGCTGCTGCTGACCTATTCGGGCATGGCCTGCCTGAGCCTGGCGATGCCGCGCCACTACGACCAGGTGTGGGGCCGCGATCCCTCCGCCAGCCATACCCGCGTGCTGCGCGCCGCCGGCATCCTGCTGTTGCTGCTGGCGCTGCTGCCCTGCGTCGGCCTGTGGGGCAACACCGTCGGCGTGGTGGCCTGGCTGGGTTGGCTGTCGGCCGGCGCCCTGCTGTGGGTCGGCATGCTGTCGTGGTCGCCGCGCCCGGCGATGCGCACCGCCGCCCTCGCGGTGGTGATCTCGATCGCCGGGGTCGGCTTCGGATTCTAG